DNA sequence from the Agromyces aureus genome:
TCACCGGGGACGACCCGCGAGTTTCGGGACGCGTAGGCGACGAGCTCGGGGAACGGCCATCCCATGTTCGAGACGAGGTCCTCGCCGATCAGCGCGCCGTTGACACGCACCTCGGCGCGCACGGCGAGGAAGCCGTCGTCGTCGAGGAACGGGTCGAGTTCGTCAGCCGTGACGATCCAGGGGCCGAGGCTCATGCCGAAGTCCTTGCCCTTGGCGGGGCCGAGACGCACCTTCATCTCGCGGCCCTGCAGGTCGCGTGCCGACCAGTCGTTCATGACGGTGTAGCCGAAGATGTGCTCGGCGGCCTGCGCTGCGGTGAGGTTCACGCCGTCGGAACCGGCGACGCCGCCGACGATCGCGGCGAGCTCGAGTTCGAAGTCGAGACGTTCGGTCACCGGTGGCGAGACGGATTCGCCCGGCCCGAGGGTCGTGTGCGGGTTCGTGAAGTAGAACGTGGGTGCCTCGTACCACTCGTCGGGCACATGGCTCGTGCCGTCGATGCTCGCGGAGACCCCCTCGACGTGTTCCTCGAAGGCCACGAAGTCGCGGACTGAAGCGGGCACGATCGGGGCGATGAGACGGATGTCGCCGAGCGGGCGCCCCGCGGCATCCGTCGCGGGGGCGAACAGGGCGTGGGCGGCCTCGAGCCCCTGCGCGAGCACCTCGGCGACCGTCGCGCCGTCGGGGAACGGCACGACGCGGTCGTCGATGACGAAGCCCTCACCGACGTCGGTTCCGTCGATCCAGCGTGCGATCCTCACGAGCGCACCCCCTGCTCGACGAGGCGGCCGAGCAGCGCGTCGGCATTTCCGGAGAGCACGGCGGTCTCGGCATCCGCTCCGAGTTCCGCGTCGCGCACGAAGGCGACGGGGTCGTCGAGGCCCATGTCGAACGGGTAGTCGCTGCCGAGCACGACCTGCGAGGCGCCGGCGACCTCGAGGAGGTGACGGAGCGCGCCTTCGTCGTGCACGACCGTGTCGAACCAGATGCGCCGCAGGTACGACGACGGCAGGTGCTCGCAGGCGCGCGCGTCGGGGCGCACGCGCCAGGCGTGATCGCTGCGTCCGATGGCGGTGGGCAGGTACCCGCCGCCGTGCGCGGCGACGAGCTTGAGCGTCGGATGCCGGTCGAGCACGCCCGAGAAGATCAGGTGCGAGAGGGCGACCGCGTTCTCGGCGGGCTGGCCCACGGTGTTGGCGAGGTAGAAGCGGTCGAGCCGCTCGTCGAGGCTGCAGCCGAACGGGTGCAGGAAGACCACCGCGCCGAGTTCGGCGACACGCGCCCACATGGGCTCGAGCCGGGGGTCGGACAGTTCGACATCGCCCGCGAACGACGAGATCTCGATGCCTGCGAGCCCGCGCCCGAGGATCGCGTCGTCGACGCACTCGAGGATCCGCTCAGGGTGCTGCAGCGGCACCACGCCGAGGCCGATGAGCCGTTCTGGCGCGTGGGCGACGTGCTCGGCGATGAGCCGGTTTGCCTCCTGCGCGACCCAGACGGCGAGCCCCTCGGGCGCCCACGGGTAGAAGTGGTTCGGCGACGCCGAAACCCACTGCCGGTCGACGCCCTGCCGGTCCATCTCGGCGAGGCGCACGTCGACGTCGGTGAGCCTCGGGATGCGGGCGCCCACCATCGGCCCCGAGACCGCCT
Encoded proteins:
- a CDS encoding fumarylacetoacetate hydrolase family protein → MRIARWIDGTDVGEGFVIDDRVVPFPDGATVAEVLAQGLEAAHALFAPATDAAGRPLGDIRLIAPIVPASVRDFVAFEEHVEGVSASIDGTSHVPDEWYEAPTFYFTNPHTTLGPGESVSPPVTERLDFELELAAIVGGVAGSDGVNLTAAQAAEHIFGYTVMNDWSARDLQGREMKVRLGPAKGKDFGMSLGPWIVTADELDPFLDDDGFLAVRAEVRVNGALIGEDLVSNMGWPFPELVAYASRNSRVVPGDVLGSGTVGNGGCLGELWGRAGELTPPPLVEGDVVSMTVEGVGTLNAAVGPAVHAPAIPPARMRPRARRRVPLDESAA
- a CDS encoding amidohydrolase family protein, which produces MPGLHADVERRAPEGVREAAELELRRNGAVSQAVSGPMVGARIPRLTDVDVRLAEMDRQGVDRQWVSASPNHFYPWAPEGLAVWVAQEANRLIAEHVAHAPERLIGLGVVPLQHPERILECVDDAILGRGLAGIEISSFAGDVELSDPRLEPMWARVAELGAVVFLHPFGCSLDERLDRFYLANTVGQPAENAVALSHLIFSGVLDRHPTLKLVAAHGGGYLPTAIGRSDHAWRVRPDARACEHLPSSYLRRIWFDTVVHDEGALRHLLEVAGASQVVLGSDYPFDMGLDDPVAFVRDAELGADAETAVLSGNADALLGRLVEQGVRS